One genomic region from Eptesicus fuscus isolate TK198812 chromosome 4, DD_ASM_mEF_20220401, whole genome shotgun sequence encodes:
- the BHMT2 gene encoding S-methylmethionine--homocysteine S-methyltransferase BHMT2 — MARAGAKKGILERLDGGEVVVGDGSFLITLEKRGYVKAGPWTPEVVVEHPDAVGQLHMEFLRAGANVMQTFTFSASEEKLESKWEDVNAAACDLAREVADKGDALVAGGICQTAIYKHDRDEARVKRLFRLQLEVFARKNVDFLIAEYFEHAEEAVWAVEVLKESGKPVAATMCIGPEGDKNDMTPGECAVKLVKAGASIVGVNCRFGPRISLKTMKLMKEGLQAAGLKAHLMVQSLGFHTPDCGKGGFVDLPEYPFGLEPRTATRWDIQKYAREAYNLGVRYIGGCCGFEPYHIRAIAEELAPERGFWPPASDKHGSWGSGLNMHTKPWIRARARREYWENLLPASGRPFCPSLSKPDI, encoded by the exons ATGGCGCGCGCCGGAGCCAAGAAG ggtATTTTGGAACGTCTGGATGGTGGGGAGGTTGTGGTTGGAGATGGCAGTTTCCTCATAACTCTGGAGAAGAGGGGCTACGTGAAGGCTGGGCCCTGGACACCGGAAGTCGTGGTAGAACATCCAGACGCAG TTGGTCAGCTTCACATGGAATTCTTGAGAGCAGGAGCAAATGTCATGCAGACTTTCACCTTTTCTGCCAGTGAAGAAAAGTTGGAAAGCAAG TGGGAAGATGTAAATGCTGCTGCCTGTGACCTCGCCAGAGAAGTGGCTGACAAAGGTGATGCTTTGGTAGCAGGGGGTATCTGCCAGACAGCAATATATAAACACGACAGGGATGAAGCAAGAGTTAAAAGACTTTTTCGACTACAGCTAGAGGTTTTTGCCAGGAAAAATGTGGACTTCTTGATTGCAGAG tattttgAGCATGCTGAGGAAGCTGTGTGGGCTGTGGAAGTCTTAAAGGAATCCGGTAAACCTGTGGCAGCTACCATGTGCATAGGCCCAGAGGGAGACAAGAATGACATGACACCTGGAGAATGTGCTGTGAAGCTGGTGAAAGCCG GGGCTTCAATCGTTGGCGTGAACTGCCGATTTGGGCCCAGGATCAGCTTGAAGACAATGAAGCTCATGAAGGAAGGCCTCCAAGCTGCAGGGTTGAAAGCACATCTGATGGTGCAGTCTCTGGGGTTCCACACACCTGACTGTGGCAAAGGAGGGTTTGTGGATCTCCCAGAATATCCCTTTG GACTGGAGCCCAGAACTGCAACCAGATGGGACATTCAAAAATACGCCAGAGAGGCCTACAACCTGGGGGTCAGGTACATCGGCGGGTGCTGTGGATTCGAGCCCTACCACATCAGGGCTATTGCAGAGGAGCTGGCCCCAGAAAGGGGCTTTTGGCCTCCGGCTTCTGATAAGCATGGTAGTTGGGGAAGTGGCCTCAATATGCACACCAAACCCTGGATTAGAGCCAG ggCTAGAAGGGAGTATTGGGAAAATCTGCTGCCAGCTTCTGGCAGACCTTTCTGTCCTTCGTTGTCAAAGCCAGACATCTAA